The following proteins are co-located in the Rheinheimera salexigens genome:
- a CDS encoding tetratricopeptide repeat protein, producing MVRQLSWPLLAALLLVCSWVSNGSEQAGAVKASSTKSDITEKHYRQAAWQFYLQQPAAALEALQLAPSRDARTQLLEAGLYLQLDMPLHAATILQQVLEQPTDSQNALPQALRNIALLQFSRYQLETGNKIAAKQYLAQVNMTADKQYLGQQQLLSQLLHWPDISIPKTPDFNLLADQAEMPYIVSNQALIIAKQQPEVAQHWLAQLQTRLGHTVELSFWQQLFSGHWLTLNTPTGFSYPQAERAALVDYVQLSRAELYINSQDWAAADAILSQFPQNSVLSSNALALYRQILTEQRHIPTLLAVLQQQIKQQPYSVTAWQAATRIGEQLERNQQPEAALAAYRWADKYYQQQQYGLLREAKPIDVSQLAEPLTPWQQLQFSSDDQLHQLQQQSIMLQQHINQAPVRQARLARLQQVVDYKSAKQHSLLTSQLPAFHAQRQVLTQQVASLQQQIAEQAQQPSSLFLTQGELQQQLTTVQQAQGRLVQLQQHDSQKYQAHAQRLQRLSGLLLWQYQHDQADRLWQLSKQQQQLVLQLEQVSTKLHRLSQLGDGENRLQQQQQRLQNLSAQQQQLNMALLSNQQRKLAQLNQKLQQHRLLQSEQLQQLQRHNKQAMARMMEQLLTSASRLNEAKHAD from the coding sequence ATGGTCCGCCAATTAAGCTGGCCGCTGCTGGCGGCGCTTTTATTAGTTTGCAGCTGGGTCAGTAATGGTTCAGAACAAGCTGGTGCAGTAAAAGCTAGCTCAACCAAAAGCGATATTACTGAAAAGCATTATCGCCAAGCCGCTTGGCAATTTTATTTACAACAACCCGCTGCAGCGTTAGAGGCCTTACAATTAGCCCCTAGCCGCGATGCGCGCACCCAATTATTAGAAGCAGGCTTATATTTACAATTAGATATGCCACTGCATGCGGCTACTATTCTACAACAAGTATTAGAGCAACCAACTGATAGCCAAAATGCTTTACCGCAAGCGCTACGCAATATCGCTTTACTGCAGTTTTCTCGTTATCAATTAGAAACCGGTAATAAAATCGCGGCAAAACAGTACTTAGCCCAAGTCAATATGACGGCAGATAAGCAATATTTGGGGCAACAACAGTTATTAAGCCAATTACTACATTGGCCAGATATTAGTATTCCTAAAACACCAGACTTTAACTTGTTAGCTGACCAAGCTGAAATGCCTTATATTGTGAGTAATCAGGCGTTAATCATCGCTAAACAGCAGCCTGAAGTGGCACAGCACTGGTTAGCGCAGCTACAAACTCGGTTAGGACACACTGTAGAGTTAAGTTTTTGGCAGCAATTATTTAGTGGCCATTGGTTAACCTTAAATACGCCAACGGGCTTTTCATATCCACAAGCAGAGCGAGCAGCGTTGGTGGATTATGTACAACTTAGCCGTGCTGAGCTGTATATCAACAGCCAAGATTGGGCCGCTGCCGATGCCATTTTAAGTCAATTTCCGCAAAACAGCGTACTAAGTAGTAATGCACTGGCGTTATACCGACAGATTTTAACCGAACAGCGGCATATTCCTACTTTACTTGCCGTGTTACAGCAACAAATAAAACAACAGCCGTATAGTGTTACCGCTTGGCAAGCGGCTACCCGCATTGGTGAGCAATTAGAGCGAAATCAACAGCCAGAAGCGGCATTAGCAGCCTATCGCTGGGCAGATAAATACTATCAGCAGCAACAATATGGCTTGCTCAGAGAAGCAAAACCGATTGACGTTAGCCAGCTAGCAGAACCGCTAACGCCATGGCAGCAGTTACAATTTAGTAGTGATGATCAACTGCACCAATTACAGCAGCAAAGCATTATGCTGCAACAACATATTAATCAGGCACCAGTACGCCAAGCGCGGTTAGCTAGGTTGCAACAAGTAGTCGACTACAAATCAGCCAAACAGCACAGTCTTTTAACCAGCCAGTTGCCTGCTTTCCACGCTCAACGCCAAGTCCTAACTCAGCAAGTCGCGAGTTTACAGCAACAAATTGCCGAGCAAGCTCAGCAGCCAAGTTCGTTGTTTTTAACTCAAGGTGAATTACAGCAGCAACTAACGACGGTGCAGCAAGCACAAGGTCGCTTAGTGCAATTGCAGCAACATGATAGTCAAAAGTATCAAGCTCACGCCCAGCGCTTACAGCGTTTATCCGGTTTATTATTATGGCAATATCAACATGATCAGGCTGATAGGTTATGGCAGTTAAGCAAACAGCAGCAACAGTTAGTGCTGCAACTAGAGCAAGTAAGCACTAAATTACACCGCCTAAGCCAATTAGGGGATGGTGAAAACAGATTACAACAACAGCAGCAACGGTTGCAGAATTTAAGTGCCCAACAGCAACAGTTGAATATGGCATTATTAAGTAATCAGCAACGTAAATTAGCTCAATTGAATCAAAAGCTACAGCAACATCGTCTGTTGCAAAGCGAGCAGTTGCAGCAATTACAACGGCATAATAAGCAAGCCATGGCCAGAATGATGGAGCAATTATTGACTTCTGCTAGTCGCTTAAACGAGGCTAAGCATGCAGATTAA
- a CDS encoding AraC family transcriptional regulator, whose product MRLVLICCLFWFSSLAFGQAENQSQGQAKTEPAAEQLEQLKQQLVQLNRELFLLEEELLFPPETQVAVFVSVDTGQFFRLDSIELLLNDKPVTAHLYTAQQLEALGRGAIQPLFKTNIKAGKHNLTAVFVGKGPDNLDYRRAVSYGFTKQDDAVLLELQIKDRSSDYQPEFIVQPWSAN is encoded by the coding sequence ATGAGGTTAGTATTAATTTGTTGTTTATTTTGGTTTAGTAGCCTTGCGTTTGGCCAAGCTGAAAATCAGAGCCAAGGCCAAGCAAAGACTGAACCGGCAGCCGAACAACTAGAGCAGTTAAAACAGCAACTCGTTCAACTGAATCGCGAATTGTTTTTGTTGGAGGAAGAGTTGTTATTCCCACCTGAAACCCAAGTGGCGGTTTTTGTCTCGGTTGATACTGGCCAGTTTTTCCGCCTTGATAGTATTGAATTGTTATTAAATGACAAACCGGTGACGGCACATTTATATACTGCCCAGCAATTAGAGGCATTAGGCCGTGGCGCTATTCAACCTTTATTTAAAACCAACATCAAAGCCGGTAAGCATAACCTTACGGCGGTATTTGTTGGTAAAGGGCCAGACAATCTAGATTATCGACGTGCGGTAAGTTATGGCTTTACCAAACAAGACGATGCTGTTTTGCTTGAATTGCAAATCAAAGATCGTAGTAGCGACTATCAACCAGAATTTATTGTTCAGCCATGGTCCGCCAATTAA
- a CDS encoding DUF3570 domain-containing protein produces MAVIKAGSSLVLMPLLILVVLTACSVSAAVLPQDRADIMYHRYEGGGVSIDGPALMLRKKASDTLALSAYYYVDTVSGASIDVVATASAYTEKRNEARFGIDYLAGDSIISINYAQSDENDYNAKSMSFGIAHDTFGGMTTLSMEAGMGDDDVSRNGDDSFKANVRRFNYKLGWSQILSSNWISAINLQLDQDEGFLNNPYRSVRYRDASQALGYGYQSEIYPATRNAVAVALVNKVYLPYRAAVTLNLRHYQDSWDIRAFDAELEYVHPLGANWILEAKARFYSQNQADFYQDLFEFKDQQNYMARDKELSEFSNLTIGLGASYQLAAWSFWPQVAPEVTLQWDHIRFDYANFRNVTVTSAEAGLEPLYQFDANVFRAFFSLYF; encoded by the coding sequence GTGGCTGTAATTAAAGCGGGTAGCAGTTTAGTGCTAATGCCATTACTAATACTAGTGGTACTAACCGCATGCTCGGTTAGCGCAGCAGTATTACCCCAAGATAGAGCTGATATTATGTATCACCGTTATGAAGGCGGTGGTGTATCTATTGATGGCCCAGCATTAATGTTACGCAAAAAAGCCTCAGATACCTTAGCCTTATCAGCTTATTATTATGTCGATACCGTATCCGGCGCCTCAATCGATGTTGTTGCAACCGCATCGGCTTATACCGAGAAGCGTAATGAAGCGCGCTTCGGTATCGATTATTTAGCTGGCGATAGCATCATTAGTATTAATTACGCCCAAAGTGATGAGAACGATTACAACGCTAAATCTATGTCGTTTGGTATTGCCCACGATACGTTTGGCGGCATGACCACCCTAAGTATGGAAGCTGGGATGGGTGATGATGATGTTAGCCGTAATGGTGATGATAGTTTTAAAGCCAACGTACGCCGCTTTAATTATAAGTTGGGTTGGAGTCAAATTTTATCTAGTAACTGGATCAGTGCTATTAATTTGCAACTGGATCAAGATGAAGGCTTTTTAAATAATCCCTATCGCAGTGTACGCTATCGCGATGCTAGTCAAGCCTTAGGCTATGGCTATCAAAGTGAAATTTATCCTGCCACCCGTAATGCCGTAGCTGTAGCCTTAGTCAATAAAGTGTATTTACCTTATCGCGCTGCCGTTACTTTAAACCTGCGCCATTATCAAGATAGTTGGGATATTCGGGCTTTTGATGCCGAGTTAGAATATGTCCATCCGCTAGGGGCCAACTGGATACTTGAGGCTAAAGCGCGGTTTTATAGCCAAAATCAGGCCGACTTTTATCAAGATTTGTTTGAATTTAAAGACCAACAAAACTATATGGCGCGAGATAAAGAGCTAAGTGAGTTTAGCAATCTTACCATCGGTTTAGGTGCAAGCTATCAATTAGCAGCATGGTCGTTTTGGCCGCAAGTCGCGCCAGAGGTTACGCTGCAATGGGATCATATTCGGTTTGATTACGCTAATTTTCGTAATGTTACGGTAACAAGCGCTGAGGCTGGCTTAGAGCCACTTTATCAGTTTGACGCTAACGTGTTTCGGGCCTTTTTTAGCCTGTATTTTTAG
- a CDS encoding DUF4266 domain-containing protein, translating to MKLILKSYCGNNAMTSRQRSSLYKLSLLVGMLMVTGCSSIQPWVQPYERDKLADPIMAFGRHPVALQHVAHVRDSREAAKGANGSGGGGCGCN from the coding sequence ATGAAGCTGATATTAAAAAGCTACTGCGGCAATAACGCTATGACTAGCCGGCAACGATCTAGTTTGTACAAATTAAGCTTATTGGTCGGTATGCTGATGGTAACTGGCTGCAGCTCGATACAGCCTTGGGTGCAACCTTATGAGCGCGATAAGCTGGCCGATCCCATAATGGCGTTTGGTCGCCATCCTGTTGCCTTGCAACATGTTGCCCATGTTCGCGATTCACGTGAAGCTGCTAAAGGGGCTAACGGCAGTGGTGGGGGCGGTTGTGGCTGTAATTAA
- a CDS encoding TlpA family protein disulfide reductase, whose protein sequence is MNKIASLSVVLLVMLGLAPSFASAEMAPDFSLKTLTGDNVRLAEQRGDIILINFWASWCGPCIQEMPKLDQLAEKYQGLGVQVWGINVETDTAAANAYLAKLPVTFPILFDSENNVSKAYAIKAMPTTVIINKDGEVSAVHHGYQSGYEKKYEADIKKLLRQ, encoded by the coding sequence ATGAACAAAATAGCCTCTTTAAGTGTAGTACTGCTAGTCATGCTGGGGTTAGCGCCAAGCTTTGCATCTGCTGAAATGGCACCCGATTTTAGCCTGAAAACGCTGACAGGCGATAATGTTCGATTAGCCGAACAGCGTGGCGATATTATCTTAATTAACTTTTGGGCTAGTTGGTGTGGGCCTTGTATTCAAGAAATGCCTAAGTTAGATCAGTTAGCCGAAAAATATCAGGGATTAGGTGTTCAGGTTTGGGGCATTAATGTGGAAACAGATACCGCAGCGGCCAATGCTTATTTAGCCAAACTACCAGTTACTTTCCCTATTTTGTTTGATAGTGAAAATAACGTATCAAAGGCTTATGCCATAAAAGCCATGCCGACAACCGTTATTATTAATAAAGATGGTGAAGTAAGTGCTGTGCATCACGGCTATCAAAGTGGTTATGAGAAAAAATATGAAGCTGATATTAAAAAGCTACTGCGGCAATAA
- a CDS encoding outer membrane beta-barrel domain-containing protein, which yields METWLQRILLVAGGTTCVVRTYLVRTYVVAGYLVLGLATVVTSAAVQAQQVTPDIERNVISENILDSENWSFGISAGLLSIEDFGSSSLFSAKLAYHINEDWYLGTEYSMAKAGLTSFEELSGAAPLLTDSQRNWRFYGAHLGYVVLPGQAFLSENYAFNSGLSVFIGGGNVQFAGDDVFALQLGSQYRLFITDWFAAELTVTDYIFETTILANSKTSHNLALSLGFSMYF from the coding sequence ATGGAAACTTGGCTTCAGCGTATTCTTTTAGTTGCCGGCGGCACCACTTGTGTAGTGCGGACTTATTTAGTGCGGACTTATGTAGTGGCGGGTTATTTAGTGCTGGGTTTAGCCACTGTTGTCACTAGTGCAGCAGTACAAGCCCAGCAGGTCACGCCAGACATTGAACGAAATGTGATCAGTGAAAACATACTGGATAGTGAAAATTGGTCTTTTGGCATCAGTGCCGGTTTATTAAGTATTGAAGATTTTGGTAGCAGTAGCCTATTCAGTGCGAAATTAGCCTATCACATTAACGAAGACTGGTATTTAGGTACTGAATATTCCATGGCCAAAGCAGGATTAACCTCTTTTGAGGAATTAAGTGGCGCGGCACCATTGTTAACCGACAGTCAACGCAACTGGCGCTTTTACGGCGCGCACCTTGGTTATGTGGTGTTGCCAGGCCAAGCTTTTTTATCAGAAAACTATGCCTTTAATTCTGGTTTGTCAGTATTTATTGGTGGCGGTAATGTGCAATTTGCCGGTGATGATGTGTTTGCCTTGCAGCTAGGCAGCCAATATCGGTTATTTATTACCGATTGGTTTGCCGCAGAACTGACGGTAACCGATTATATTTTTGAAACCACTATTTTAGCCAATAGCAAAACTAGCCATAACTTAGCGTTGAGTTTAGGTTTTTCAATGTATTTTTAA
- a CDS encoding SH3 domain-containing protein encodes MANITTHPLLWWNPNMRLMAGICLLLVSFFSAAESLSVKVTADFVNLYSGPGRGYPITQVVLKGEQLELQQRRTDWVQVSFKQQQLWLARQDLSKVVSLDNEYFQISDDKRAELLEQRWQLGLMFGDFNGNSYYQLNTQYAFSHYVQTELAIGQAQGEQANNQILELSVLLSPFPQWRLSPYFAIGGGMIRINPRTILVQSTERNNALASTELGLRFYLTRQFILRGGYRHSVIMTDSDDNKETDTWKLGFSVFF; translated from the coding sequence GTGGCCAATATTACAACTCACCCTTTGCTGTGGTGGAACCCTAATATGCGTTTAATGGCGGGTATCTGTTTATTGTTAGTTAGCTTTTTTAGCGCAGCAGAATCACTTAGCGTCAAAGTGACAGCCGACTTTGTTAATTTATACTCAGGCCCGGGTCGTGGTTATCCCATAACCCAAGTGGTATTAAAAGGTGAGCAACTTGAATTACAGCAACGGCGTACTGACTGGGTGCAAGTGAGTTTTAAGCAGCAACAGTTGTGGTTAGCCCGGCAAGATTTAAGCAAAGTAGTGAGTTTAGATAACGAATATTTTCAGATTAGCGATGATAAACGCGCCGAATTATTAGAGCAACGCTGGCAACTCGGCTTAATGTTTGGTGACTTTAACGGTAATAGTTATTACCAGTTAAATACTCAATATGCCTTTAGTCACTATGTGCAAACTGAACTTGCTATTGGCCAAGCCCAAGGCGAGCAAGCCAATAATCAAATTTTAGAATTAAGTGTATTACTAAGCCCCTTTCCACAGTGGCGATTATCACCCTATTTTGCCATAGGTGGCGGCATGATCCGGATTAATCCACGGACAATATTAGTGCAAAGCACTGAGCGTAATAACGCTTTAGCCAGTACCGAGTTAGGGTTACGTTTTTATTTAACGCGGCAGTTTATTCTGCGAGGTGGTTATCGGCATAGTGTGATCATGACCGATAGTGATGACAATAAAGAGACAGACACATGGAAACTTGGCTTCAGCGTATTCTTTTAG
- a CDS encoding HzsA-related protein produces MALIAFALISCKADISIQQEPEDTVVQEFALAFIERSLPMADQDNISQDLFTPAASRPGAKVIIKKNAFAASSETDITSQLFADDAAYDVKDLALSADGNRLLFALRAPEIANVDDEFQPKWNIWHYDRLSDSLTPIIADPLQAEAGHDINPAFLPDGRIIFSSSRQKTARQILLDEFKPQYTALDESLNDANFNLHVMNADGSNIQQLSFNLSHDLYPVVLENGKILFSRWDNHPGRSMLNWYQMQPDGTETELVYGWHSHDSGADNTRVEYSKAIVLDNGEVSVALSSNQVAYFNSWPQQVALAIASDNLQPLYAEVLNQPAQTPLFPWAFSNSDIATSAGAVNSYFPLKDGTGRYLVSWSPCRVMNEQQVLSCAQVENIADYTLAAPLYGLWLFDNQQQTQVPVRLGQDGKMLSEPVVMQAFARQVYLPDNPNIDPELAAQDSAILDIRSVYDLGGETTADIAALADPMQTNAQQRPARYLRLLRGVPIPPEEVLELDNSAFGVNRNQQMRDILGTVAIAPDGSVRVKVPANIPFNLAVLNADGQAISPIHRNWLTLRPGEIRSCNGCHTADNTRPHGRLSGEWPSVNPGLDFAGLMPNIAPTLSSEAGETLAQTSARVLGTPTLTPGLSFIDIWTDPAQREPDSSVELNFANLTTAQPAGSECFDQWQARCRLRIDYPTHIQPLWQLDRRQFSPLTSELLQDNTCVSCHSRTDAAGNTQLPAAQLELDAEPSDLEPNHFRSYRELLSPDNEQELVADVLVDRMVQATDANGNLLFLTDADGNLILDENDQPIAIMVTVLVSPTMRAGSAANSSGFFSRFAATGSHANYLTATELALISTWLDIGGQYYNSPFAVVEP; encoded by the coding sequence TTGGCACTGATTGCATTTGCTTTGATAAGCTGCAAAGCCGATATCAGTATTCAGCAAGAACCTGAAGACACAGTAGTACAAGAGTTTGCGTTAGCTTTTATAGAACGCAGCTTGCCTATGGCTGATCAAGACAACATAAGCCAAGATCTGTTTACACCTGCTGCTTCTCGTCCAGGGGCTAAAGTCATTATTAAGAAAAATGCCTTTGCTGCCTCAAGCGAAACTGATATTACTAGCCAATTATTTGCCGATGATGCCGCTTACGATGTAAAAGATTTAGCCTTATCGGCAGATGGTAACCGTTTGCTTTTTGCTTTAAGAGCACCAGAAATTGCCAATGTTGACGATGAGTTCCAGCCAAAATGGAACATTTGGCACTATGATCGTTTAAGCGATAGCTTAACCCCTATAATAGCTGACCCACTGCAAGCTGAAGCTGGTCACGATATTAACCCCGCATTTTTACCCGATGGCCGGATTATATTTAGCTCTAGTCGACAAAAAACCGCCCGGCAAATTTTATTAGATGAATTTAAACCGCAATATACGGCGTTAGATGAAAGTCTTAATGATGCCAATTTTAATCTGCATGTTATGAATGCGGATGGCAGTAATATTCAGCAACTAAGTTTTAATTTAAGTCATGATTTATACCCAGTGGTGTTAGAAAACGGCAAAATATTATTTAGCCGTTGGGATAATCACCCAGGGCGTAGCATGCTTAATTGGTATCAAATGCAGCCAGATGGCACTGAAACTGAACTAGTTTATGGTTGGCATTCGCATGATAGTGGTGCGGATAATACCCGTGTCGAATATAGTAAAGCCATAGTATTAGATAACGGTGAAGTCTCCGTTGCCTTGAGTTCAAATCAAGTCGCTTACTTTAATAGTTGGCCACAACAAGTCGCTTTAGCTATTGCCAGCGATAATTTACAACCACTTTATGCCGAAGTGTTAAATCAGCCGGCGCAAACGCCGCTGTTTCCGTGGGCGTTTAGTAACAGTGATATCGCCACTTCCGCGGGCGCTGTAAATAGTTATTTTCCGCTAAAAGATGGCACCGGTCGATATTTAGTCAGCTGGTCACCTTGTCGGGTTATGAACGAACAGCAAGTGCTAAGTTGTGCTCAAGTGGAGAATATTGCCGACTATACGTTAGCGGCGCCACTATATGGTTTATGGCTGTTTGATAACCAGCAACAAACTCAAGTTCCAGTACGCTTAGGCCAAGACGGTAAAATGCTGTCAGAGCCTGTCGTTATGCAAGCCTTTGCTCGACAAGTCTATTTACCAGACAATCCCAATATAGATCCAGAATTAGCGGCTCAAGATAGTGCGATTTTAGATATTCGTAGCGTGTACGACCTTGGTGGTGAAACCACTGCCGATATAGCTGCATTAGCCGATCCGATGCAAACTAATGCTCAGCAAAGACCTGCCCGTTATTTACGTTTGTTGCGTGGTGTACCTATACCACCTGAAGAAGTATTAGAGCTAGATAATAGCGCTTTTGGTGTTAACCGAAATCAACAAATGCGCGATATCTTAGGCACAGTGGCAATAGCGCCAGATGGTTCGGTGCGGGTTAAAGTACCCGCTAATATACCGTTTAATTTGGCAGTGCTTAATGCGGATGGTCAGGCTATTAGCCCTATCCACCGTAATTGGTTAACTTTAAGACCTGGTGAAATACGCAGTTGTAATGGTTGCCATACCGCAGATAACACTAGGCCCCATGGCCGACTAAGCGGTGAGTGGCCCAGTGTTAACCCCGGTTTAGATTTTGCCGGTTTAATGCCAAATATTGCGCCAACCCTTAGCTCTGAGGCTGGAGAAACCTTAGCCCAAACGTCAGCAAGAGTATTGGGTACACCCACGTTAACACCAGGTTTGTCTTTTATTGATATTTGGACTGATCCAGCTCAGCGCGAACCAGATAGCAGTGTTGAGCTAAACTTTGCCAATTTAACCACTGCACAGCCTGCAGGTAGCGAATGCTTTGACCAGTGGCAAGCACGCTGTCGTTTACGCATTGATTACCCAACGCATATTCAACCGTTATGGCAACTCGACCGTCGTCAGTTTTCGCCGTTAACCAGTGAGTTATTACAGGATAATACATGTGTCAGTTGCCATAGCCGTACCGATGCAGCAGGCAATACCCAACTTCCCGCAGCGCAGCTAGAACTAGATGCTGAGCCGTCAGATTTAGAGCCTAACCATTTTCGTAGCTATCGTGAGTTATTAAGCCCAGACAATGAACAAGAGTTAGTCGCGGATGTGTTAGTCGATCGCATGGTACAGGCGACAGATGCCAACGGTAATTTATTATTTTTAACCGATGCTGATGGCAATTTAATCCTAGATGAAAATGATCAACCCATTGCCATTATGGTTACTGTGCTCGTTTCGCCAACCATGCGGGCAGGCAGCGCAGCCAATAGTAGTGGCTTTTTCAGTCGCTTTGCTGCTACCGGAAGTCATGCTAATTACTTAACCGCTACTGAGTTAGCATTAATAAGTACTTGGCTAGATATTGGTGGCCAATATTACAACTCACCCTTTGCTGTGGTGGAACCCTAA
- the recA gene encoding recombinase RecA: MDDNKQKALAAALSQIERQFGKGSIMRLGDSTALDIAAVSTGSIGLDIALGIGGLPYGRIVEVYGPESSGKTTLTLQVIAEAQKDGKTCAFIDAEHALDPVYAKKLGVDVESLLVSQPDTGEQALEICDMLVRSASVDIIIIDSVAALTPKAEIEGDMGDSHMGLQARLMSQALRKLTGNIKRSNTLVIFINQIRMKIGVMFGNPETTTGGNALKFYASVRLDIRRIGSVKDGDEITGNETRVKVVKNKVAPPFKQAEFIIQYGSGINKHGEIVDIGVAQGLVDKAGAWYAYKGSKIGQGKANAIRYLQENPTISNEIEAELRKRLLLKPGDKPTEPLAEIEAE, encoded by the coding sequence ATGGACGACAATAAACAAAAAGCGCTAGCCGCGGCATTAAGCCAAATTGAACGCCAGTTTGGTAAAGGCTCTATTATGCGTCTTGGTGATAGCACCGCGCTTGATATTGCTGCAGTGTCAACGGGTTCAATAGGTTTAGATATTGCACTTGGCATAGGCGGATTACCTTATGGCCGTATTGTTGAAGTTTATGGCCCAGAGTCTTCAGGTAAAACCACGTTAACATTGCAAGTTATTGCTGAAGCGCAAAAAGACGGTAAAACCTGTGCTTTTATCGATGCTGAACACGCATTAGATCCAGTATACGCCAAAAAATTGGGTGTAGATGTCGAGTCTTTATTAGTATCACAACCAGATACGGGTGAGCAAGCATTAGAAATATGTGACATGTTAGTGCGTTCGGCGTCAGTCGATATCATCATAATAGACTCAGTAGCTGCATTAACACCGAAAGCGGAAATTGAAGGCGACATGGGCGATAGCCACATGGGCTTACAAGCGCGTTTAATGTCGCAAGCATTACGTAAATTGACCGGTAATATTAAGCGTTCAAACACCTTAGTTATTTTCATTAACCAAATACGAATGAAAATCGGTGTTATGTTTGGCAACCCTGAAACAACTACAGGTGGTAATGCCTTAAAATTCTATGCTTCAGTGCGTTTAGATATCCGCCGTATTGGCTCAGTTAAAGATGGCGATGAAATAACCGGTAACGAAACCCGCGTTAAAGTGGTAAAAAATAAAGTGGCACCGCCATTTAAACAAGCTGAATTTATTATTCAATATGGCTCTGGTATCAATAAACATGGCGAGATAGTTGATATAGGTGTTGCCCAAGGTTTAGTAGACAAAGCGGGTGCTTGGTATGCTTATAAAGGCAGTAAAATAGGCCAGGGTAAAGCTAATGCCATTCGTTATTTACAAGAAAACCCGACAATTTCAAATGAAATTGAAGCAGAATTACGTAAGCGGTTATTGCTAAAACCAGGTGATAAACCAACAGAACCTCTTGCTGAAATAGAAGCAGAATAA
- a CDS encoding CinA family protein, with protein MVNSLQLATELGQLLLRKKWTITTAESCTGGGIGYWLTAVAGSSAYVDRAFITYSNKAKQQLLAVRSATLLQFGAVSEQTATEMAAGAAKAAGAQFAISVTGIAGPEGGSKDKPVGTVCFGFYLDGSIISLTERFSGDRQQVRQQSIDYALKRSIELLTASLN; from the coding sequence ATGGTCAACAGTCTGCAGCTGGCAACCGAATTAGGCCAGCTATTATTACGGAAAAAATGGACTATCACCACCGCAGAATCTTGCACCGGTGGTGGTATCGGTTATTGGTTAACGGCTGTGGCAGGTAGTTCAGCCTATGTTGACCGTGCTTTTATTACCTATAGCAATAAAGCTAAGCAACAATTATTGGCCGTGCGCAGTGCTACATTACTGCAATTTGGCGCTGTCAGCGAACAAACCGCGACCGAGATGGCAGCGGGTGCAGCTAAAGCCGCTGGGGCACAATTTGCGATATCGGTAACAGGAATTGCCGGTCCAGAAGGTGGCTCAAAAGATAAACCAGTGGGTACAGTCTGCTTTGGTTTTTATCTTGATGGCTCTATAATTAGCTTAACAGAAAGGTTTAGCGGCGATCGTCAGCAAGTAAGGCAACAAAGCATTGATTACGCCTTAAAACGTAGTATAGAGTTGTTGACAGCTAGCCTAAACTAG